In Elaeis guineensis isolate ETL-2024a chromosome 1, EG11, whole genome shotgun sequence, a genomic segment contains:
- the LOC105032866 gene encoding receptor kinase-like protein Xa21 → MAKTGNPRSLLQPLMSNISGAGGCMVSLPRESMELEQILKIGLILFFLWSSSCLPVASVVDATGAIQFRNDTDHLSLLAFKDQITHDPLNALSSWNDTIQFCNWKGVTCSWKHKQRVVVLDLGSLGLGGSLSPSIGNLTFLHRLNLGGNSFFSEIPLELGRLRRLKNLNLSFNSFQGGIPSNLTYCSELRILGLSNNQLTGKIPVEITSLTKLGELYLGSNTLIGVIPTSIGNLSSLTRLSFGYNHLGGSIPDDIGRLTTLELFDATDNGLTGRIPSKLYNISSLQEFSVAANKLQGSISFDMGIKLPSLQELHLGGNQFYGPIPITLANASRLKLIDIPDNHFSGGVPSELGRLRGLYHLNLETNQLEAGDANGWEFLDSLTNCSELQVLSLHDNMLRGMLPNSVVNLSSQLQVLLLDENYISGRIPNGIENLANLYWFTFHHNLFTGAIPESIGKLARLQKLYLSSNRFTGQIPISLGNLTLLTELHLYQNYLQGPISPSLGKLQHLSKLDLSANHLTGTIPKEILSIPALSLYLDLSDNSLVGSLPAEVGRLKNLPALDISGNMLSGNIPSTLGDCEMLLYLYLDNNFFQGTIPQYLSNARGLQELDLSDNNLTGPIPTFLEDLKQLQMLNLSFNHLEGEVPVKGVFKNATQVSIKGNRRLCGGVPELHLPACPEKSYKKRKWPLLLKIVIPIAGAVLCMILLFSFFILLRKRKSKVNAPIVPPLEHQFLRVSYTDLIRATDGFSSTNLIGRGGYGSVYKGILSPHQTIVAVKVFNLQNHGASKSFLAECEVLRSARHRNLVKVMTCCSMIDFRGHDFKALVFEFIPNGNLEKWLHPELDRRHHMESLSLLQRLNIAIDVADAVDYLHNNCQPSIVHCDLKPSNILIDNEMIAHVGDFGLARFMSKATTISLADKSSSIRIKGTLGYIAPEYGASGQVSTSGDVYSYGILLFEMLTGKSPVDDMFKDDLSLRKFVEMAFPETVMAIVDPLMPLVEDESKTRECLISMIRIGLSCSNGSVKERLNISNVATTMHAIRDAYLGTRVH, encoded by the exons ATGGCTAAAACTGGAAACCCAAGAAGCCTTCTCCAACCTCTCATGAGCAATATTTCCGGAGCAGGAGGCTGCATGGTTTCTCTTCCACGAGAAAGCATGGAACTTGAACAGATACTGAAGATAGGGTTGATCTTGTTCTTCCTCTGGTCCTCCTCATGCTTACCGGTGGCATCCGTGGTTGATGCCACGGGAGCTATTCAGTTCAGAAATGACACTGACCATCTATCTCTGCTCGCTTTCAAAGATCAAATAACTCATGATCCTTTGAATGCTCTAAGCTCATGGAACGACACCATACAATTCTGCAACTGGAAGGGCGTCACATGCAGCTGGAAGCACAAGCAGAGGGTCGTCGTCTTGGACCTCGGCTCTTTGGGATTGGGGGGATCTCTCTCCCCCTCCATTGGAAACCTCACATTCCTTCACCGGCTCAACCTCGGAGGCAACAGTTTCTTCAGTGAGATCCCATTGGAGTTGGGCCGTTTGCGTCGGCTGAAAAATCTCAACCTGAGTTTCAATTCATTCCAAGGAGGCATCCCCTCCAACTTGACCTACTGCTCCGAGCTTAGAATTCTCGGCTTGAGCAACAACCAGCTCACGGGCAAGATTCCAGTGGAAATCACCTCCCTCACGAAGCTTGGTGAGCTATATCTCGGGAGTAACACATTGATCGGGGTTATTCCAACTTCCATTGGTAACCTATCATCACTCACACGACTCTCGTTCGGCTACAATCACCTGGGTGGAAGCATTCCAGATGACATCGGCCGCCTCACGACCCTTGaactttttgatgcaactgacaACGGTCTTACAGGTAGAATTCCTAGTAAGCTTTACAACATCTCATCACTGCAAGAATTCTCTGTGGCCGCTAATAAGCTGCAAGGAAGCATTTCATTTGATATGGGCATCAAGCTTCCGAGTCTTCAAGAACTCCATTTGGGAGGCAACCAGTTTTATGGACCCATTCCAATTACATTGGCAAATGCCTCGAGACTTAAACTCATTGATATTCCAGATAATCATTTTAGTGGAGGGGTGCCATCTGAGCTGGGAAGGCTACGAGGCCTTTACCATCTTAATTTAGAAACGAATCAGCTAGAAGCAGGAGATGCCAACGGGTGGGAATTTCTCGACTCGCTCACAAACTGTAGCGAGTTACAGGTGTTGTCACTCCACGACAATATGCTACGAGGCATGTTGCCCAACTCAGTAGTCAACCTCTCTTCACAGCTCCAAGTATTGCTTCTGGACGAAAACTACATATCAGGGAGAATCCCTAATGGAATTGAAAACCTAGCCAACCTCTACTGGTTCACTTTCCATCATAACCTTTTCACTGGTGCTATTCCAGAAAGCATCGGTAAGCTTGCGAGGTTACAGAAGCTATACTTGTCTTCTAATAGATTTACAGGGCAGATTCCAATCTCCCTAGGCAATCTCACGCTACTGACTGAGCTCCATTTGTACCAGAATTACCTGCAAGGCCCCATTTCTCCAAGTCTTGGAAAGCTGCAACACCTATCAAAATTGGACCTTTCTGCCAATCATCTTACTGGAACCATACCCAAAGAGATTTTAAGCATTCCCGCCTTGTCCCTTTATCTAGATTTATCTGACAATTCATTGGTTGGATCTCTCCCTGCAGAGGTCGGGAGACTAAAGAATCTTCCAGCTTTAGATATTTCTGGGAACATGCTGTCTGGTAATATTCCCAGTACACTTGGTGACTGTGAGATGTTGCTGTACTTATATCTGGATAACAACTTTTTCCAGGGGACAATTCCTCAATACTTGAGCAACGCGAGAGGCCTTCAAGAACTAGATCTCTCAGATAACAATTTAACAGGGCCTATTCCAACATTTTTAGAGGACTTGAAACAATTGCAAATGTTGAATTTGTCTTTCAATCATCTCGAAGGTGAAGTGCCAGTAAAGGGGGTCTTTAAAAATGCTACTCAGGTTTCCATCAAAGGAAATAGACGACTCTGTGGGGGTGTTCCAGAATTACACTTGCCCGCATGCCCAGAAAAGTCATACAAAAAGAGAAAGTGGCCTCTGCTACTGAAAATAGTGATTCCAATAGCTGGTGCAGTCTTGTGTATGATCCTTCTATTCTCCTTTTTTATCCTTCTACGGAAACGGAAGTCGAAAGTTAATGCTCCAATTGTACCTCCATTGGAACATCAATTCCTCAGAGTTTCTTACACTGATCTGATTAGAGCAACTGATGGATTCTCTTCCACCAATCTCATTGGCAGAGGAGGGTATGGTTCAGTCTATAAAGGCATCTTGAGTCCTCACCAAACTATTGTTGCTGTGAAGGTTTTCAACCTTCAAAATCATGGAGCTTCGAAGAGCTTTCTAGCTGAATGTGAGGTGCTGAGAAGTGCTCGGCATCGAAATCTTGTCAAGGTCATGACTTGCTGCTCAATGATTGATTTCAGAGGCCATGATTTCAAAGCTCTGGTTTTTGAGTTCATTCCTAATGGAAATCTTGAGAAATGGTTACATCCAGAGTTAGATAGGCGTCATCATATGGAAAGCCTAAGCCTGCTTCAAAGGTTAAACATAGCGATTGATGTGGCTGATGCAGTAGACTACCTTCATAATAATTGTCAGCCATCCATTGTTCATTGTGATCTAAAGCCTAGTAATATATTGATTGATAATGAGATGATTGCTCATGTGGGAGACTTTGGTCTGGCAAGGTTCATGTCTAAAGCTACAACAATCTCCTTGGCAGACAAAAGTAGCTCAATCCGGATAAAAGGAACCCTTGGATATATTGCTCCAG AATATGGCGCAAGTGGTCAGGTATCTACTTCTGGTGATGTTTATAGCTATGGAATTCTTCTTTTCGAGATGCTTACTGGAAAGAGTCCTGTTGATGATATGTTTAAAGATGACCTGAGCCTTCGAAAGTTTGTAGAGATGGCTTTTCCTGAAACAGTTATGGCAATTGTGGATCCGCTTATGCCACTTGTAGAGGATGAGAGTAAAACTCGTGAATGCTTAATATCCATGATAAGAATTGGTCTTTCTTGCTCAAATGGGTCAGTGAAAGAAAGATTGAATATAAGTAATGTTGCCACAACCATGCATGCAATTAGGGATGCCTACCTTGGGActcgagttcattag